The DNA segment ATGGCACGTTCGTGTTCGTCGAGCAGTGGGCCGACGAGGATGCGCTCAAGGCCCACGGCACCGCACCGGGCATCACCACGCTGTTCGCCGAGGTCGGCGAACACCTCGACGGCGCCCCCGACATCAAGATGCTCGCGCCGGTTCCCGCCGGCGATCCGGCCAAGGGTCAACTGCGGCCCTGACCAGGAGGACAGCCATGCGTCCACTCGAGGGCAAGGTCGCGTTCATCACCGGCGCGGCGCGCGGCCAGGGTCGCGCCCATGCCGTCCGGCTCGCCACCGACGGCGCCGACATCATCGTCGTCGACGTCTGCGACGACATCGCATCGGTGCCGTACCCGCTGGCCACTCCCGACGATCTGGCCGCGACGGTCAAGCTGGTCGAGGAGACCGGCGCGCGGATCGTGGCGTCGCAGGCCGACGTCCGTGACCGCGCCGCGTTGAAGTCCGCGCTGATCGACGGCGTGCAGCAGCTCGGCGGACGCCTCGACGTCGTCGTCGCCAACGCCGGCATCGCCCCGATGGCCGGTGCGGACGCGTGGCAGGACGTCATCGACGTCAACCTCACCGGCGTCTTCCACACCGTCGACGTCGCCATGCGGCCGATGATCAAAGCGGGCAATGGCGGATCGATCGTGCTGACCAGTTCGGTGGCCGGCCTCGTCGGCCTGGCCTCGCCGATGGCCGGTTCGATCGGCTACGCCGCCGCCAAGCACGGCATCGTCGGCATCATGCGGGTGTACGCCAATATCCTTGCAACACACAGCATCCGCGTGAACTCGGTGCATCCCGCCGGGGTGAACACCCCGATGATCGACAACGACTTCACCCGCAGCTGGCTCGAGGGGCTGGCCCAGGAGAACGAGGGCGGACCCGATATGAGCAACGCGCTACCGGTCCAGGCGCTGGAACCCGAGGACATCGCCGCCGCGGTCGCCTTCCTGGCATCCGACGAGGCGCGCTACATCACCGGCATCACGCTGCCGGTGGACGCCGGATACGTCAACAAGCGCTGACCGCCTCAGAGGTGATCCATCAGTCGTGACATCGAGGAGCTCTCGAGGTACACGCACCGCGACGGGTAGAAGTGCGACCGGTCGTCGGGCAGGGTGCGCGAACGTCGACGGGCGACCGTCCAGGTCGTCGCCAGCTGCCAGGGATGGGTGAGTGGATGGATGTGCATGATGGTCCTCCTCGCTCAGCGCCGCCACCACGAGCGGGTTGTCGACGCTGTCGTCTCACCCAAGCACCGCACAGGCGGCCGCACCTCGTCCGAACGGGTGAAATCCGCTCGGCGGACGTCGGTCTCAGAGGTCAGATCCCGAGGGTCAGATCTCGATGACGGTCGGGACGATCATCGGCTGGCGCCGGTAGGTCTCCCCGACCCATTTGCCGACGGTCCGCCGGACCGCCTGGGCGATGCGGGCGGGGTCGGTGACCGAGTCGGTGGTGAGCCGCTCGAGCTCCTCCTCGACCTTGCGCGCGGCCGGTTCGAGCGCTTTGGGGTCCTCGGAGAACCCGCGCGACATCAGGTGCGCCGGACCGGCCGGCCGGCCGGTCCCCCGGCGCACGACGACGGTGACCGCGACGAAACCCGATGAGAGAACGAGACGCTCACCCAGCGTGGTCTCCCCGACGTCGCCGGTGATGAGCCCGTCGACGAACATCTTGCCGACCCCGACGGCACCGGCGATGCTCGCCTTCCCGGCCACCAGGTCGACGCTGACACCGTTCTCCGCCAGCATGATCGACTCCGGCGGAACCCCGGTGCGGGCCGCGAGCGCGGCGTTGGCGCGCAGGTGGCGCCACGTGCCGTGCACCGGCATCACGTTGCGCGGTTTGACGCCGTTGTAGAGGAACAGCAGCTCACCGGCGTAGGCGTGTCCCGAAACGTGAACGCGGGCATGGGCATTGGTCACCACGCGGGCGCCGATCTTGGACAGCGAGTCGATGACGCCGTAGACGGCCTCCTCGTTGCCGGGGATCAGCGACGACGACAGGATGATCAGGTCACCGGCGGTCAGCGTGATGCTGCGGTGCTCGCCGCGCGACATCCGCGACAGTGCCGACATCGGTTCGCCCTGCGTCCCGGTCGTGATCAGCACGACCTTCTCGGCCGGCATCATCTCGGCGGCCCCGATGTCGAGCAGATCGCTGTCGGCGACGTTGAGATAGCCCAGTTCGCGGGCGATTCCCATGTTGCGCACCATCGACCGGCCCACGAAGGACACCCGCCGGCCCAGCGCCACGGCGGCGTCGATGATCTGCTGGACGCGGTCGACGTTGGAGGCGAAACACGCGACGATCACCCGGCCGTCGGCGCCGCGGATCAACCGATGCAGCGTCGGGCCGATCTCGCTTTCGGACGGTCCGACGCCGGGGCGGTCGGCGTTGGTGGAATCGCACAGGAACAGGTCGACCCCCGCGTCGCCGAGGCGCGACATCCCCGGCAGGTCGGTGGGCCGCCCATCGAGCGGCAGCTGGTCGAGTTTGATGTCGCCGGTGTGCAGGACGGTGCCCGCGCCGGTGTGCAAGGCCACCGCCAGACAGCCGGGCACCGAGTGGTTGACCGCGAAGTACTGGCATTCGAAGACGCCGTGTGTGCTGCGCTGCCCCTCGGCGACCTCGACGAAGCGTGGTTTGAGGCGGTGTTCGCGGCATTTCTCGCGCACCAGCGCGAGGGTGAACTGCGATCCGACGACGGGAATGTCGGGCCGCAGTTTGAGCAGGAACGGCACCGCCCCGATGTGGTCCTCGTGGGCGTGGGTGAGCACCAGCGCCTCGACGTCGTCGAGACGGTCCTCGACGTGGCGCAGGTCGGGCAGGATCAGGTCGACACCCGGCTCGTCGTGGCCGGGGAACAACACCCCGCAGTCGATGATGAGCAGCCGGCCGAGGTGTTCGAAGACGGTCATGTTGCGACCGATCTCGCTGATGCCGCCCAGCGCGGTCACGCGGAGTCCGCCGACCGCGAGCGGGCCGGGCGGGACGAGGCCGTTCGTCACGGCCTCACCGCAAGACCGCCGCGGCGCGCATGTCCTCGGCCAGTGCGGCCAGTTCGTCGACAGTGGGCGGGATCTGCGGCAGCCGGGGCTGGCCGACGTCGATGCCCTGCAGGCCCAGCCCCGCCTTCGACATGGTGACGCCGCCGAGGCGGGCCTGGGCGGCGCTGAGCCGGCCGAGTGTCACGCAGATCTTGCGGGCGGTCGCGACGTCACCGGAGGTGAACGCGGAGAGCATCTCCCGCAGCTGGCTGGCCGCGAGGTGACCCCACACGCTGATGAAGCCGACCGCACCCATCGCCAGCCACGGCAGATTCAAGGCATCGTCGCCGGAGTAGTACGCCAGCCCGGTGTCGGCGATGATCTGGCCGCCGCCGTGCAGATCGCCCTTGGCGTCCTTGATCGCGACGATGTTCGGATGCTCGGCGAGCGTCCGGATGGTGTCCCACTCGATCGGCACGACCGACCGCGGCGGGATGTCGTAGAGCACGACGGGCAGGTCGGTGGCGTCGGCGACGGCGGTGAAGTGGGCGAGCAGCCCGGCCTGCGGCGGGCGCGAGTAGTACGGCGTGACGACGAGCAGTCCGTGCGCACCCTCGGCGGCGCACGCCTTCGCCAGGTGGATGCTGTGCGCGGTGTCGTAGGTGCCCGCTCCGGCGATGATGC comes from the Mycolicibacterium litorale genome and includes:
- a CDS encoding putative quinol monooxygenase, which translates into the protein MPVVVVATMTAKPESVDTVREACKKAIETVHSEPGCDLYSLHEANGTFVFVEQWADEDALKAHGTAPGITTLFAEVGEHLDGAPDIKMLAPVPAGDPAKGQLRP
- a CDS encoding mycofactocin-coupled SDR family oxidoreductase, producing the protein MRPLEGKVAFITGAARGQGRAHAVRLATDGADIIVVDVCDDIASVPYPLATPDDLAATVKLVEETGARIVASQADVRDRAALKSALIDGVQQLGGRLDVVVANAGIAPMAGADAWQDVIDVNLTGVFHTVDVAMRPMIKAGNGGSIVLTSSVAGLVGLASPMAGSIGYAAAKHGIVGIMRVYANILATHSIRVNSVHPAGVNTPMIDNDFTRSWLEGLAQENEGGPDMSNALPVQALEPEDIAAAVAFLASDEARYITGITLPVDAGYVNKR
- a CDS encoding ribonuclease J, with amino-acid sequence MTNGLVPPGPLAVGGLRVTALGGISEIGRNMTVFEHLGRLLIIDCGVLFPGHDEPGVDLILPDLRHVEDRLDDVEALVLTHAHEDHIGAVPFLLKLRPDIPVVGSQFTLALVREKCREHRLKPRFVEVAEGQRSTHGVFECQYFAVNHSVPGCLAVALHTGAGTVLHTGDIKLDQLPLDGRPTDLPGMSRLGDAGVDLFLCDSTNADRPGVGPSESEIGPTLHRLIRGADGRVIVACFASNVDRVQQIIDAAVALGRRVSFVGRSMVRNMGIARELGYLNVADSDLLDIGAAEMMPAEKVVLITTGTQGEPMSALSRMSRGEHRSITLTAGDLIILSSSLIPGNEEAVYGVIDSLSKIGARVVTNAHARVHVSGHAYAGELLFLYNGVKPRNVMPVHGTWRHLRANAALAARTGVPPESIMLAENGVSVDLVAGKASIAGAVGVGKMFVDGLITGDVGETTLGERLVLSSGFVAVTVVVRRGTGRPAGPAHLMSRGFSEDPKALEPAARKVEEELERLTTDSVTDPARIAQAVRRTVGKWVGETYRRQPMIVPTVIEI
- the dapA gene encoding 4-hydroxy-tetrahydrodipicolinate synthase is translated as MPVSISGFDVTAGLGTVLTAMVTPFKPDGTVDTDTAARLANHLIDSGCDGLVLSGTTGESPTTTDAEKLTLLRAVLEAVGDRARIIAGAGTYDTAHSIHLAKACAAEGAHGLLVVTPYYSRPPQAGLLAHFTAVADATDLPVVLYDIPPRSVVPIEWDTIRTLAEHPNIVAIKDAKGDLHGGGQIIADTGLAYYSGDDALNLPWLAMGAVGFISVWGHLAASQLREMLSAFTSGDVATARKICVTLGRLSAAQARLGGVTMSKAGLGLQGIDVGQPRLPQIPPTVDELAALAEDMRAAAVLR